The Thalassophryne amazonica chromosome 13, fThaAma1.1, whole genome shotgun sequence genome window below encodes:
- the LOC117523408 gene encoding tubulin alpha-1B chain-like isoform X2, whose translation MRECISIHVGQAGVQIGNACWELYCLEHGIQPDGQMPSDKTIGGGDDSFNTFFSETGAGKHVPRAVFVDLEPTVIDEVRTGTYRQLFHPEQLITGKEDAANNYARGHYTIGKEIIDLVLDRIRKLADQCTGLQGFLVFHSFGGGTGSGFTSLLMERLSVDYGKKSKLEFSIYPAPQVSTAVVEPYNSILTTHTTLEHSDCAFMVDNEAIYDICRRNLDIERPTYTNLNRLISQIVSSITASLRFDGALNVDLTEFQTNLVPYPRIHFPLATYAPVISAEKAYHEQLSVAEITNACFEPANQMVKCDPRHGKYMACCLLYRGDVVPKDVNAAIAAIKTKRTIQFVDWCPTGFKVGINYQPPTVVPGGDLAKVQRAVCMLSNTTAIAEAWARLDHKFDLMYAKRAFVHWYVGEGMEEGEFSEAREDMAALEKDYEEVGVDSLEGEGEEEGEEY comes from the exons ATG CGTGAGTGTATCTCCATCCACGTTGGTCAGGCTGGTGTCCAGATTGGCAATGCCTGCTGGGAGCTTTACTGCCTGGAACATGGGATCCAGCCTGATGGGCAGATGCCCAGTGACAAGACcattggaggaggagatgattctTTCAATACCTTCTTCAGTGAGACAGGAGCTGGAAAACATGTCCCCAGGGCTGTCTTTGTGGACCTGGAGCCCACTGTCATTG ATGAGGTGCGTACTGGGACCTACCGCCAGCTCTTCCACCCAGAGCAGCTCATCACTGGCAAGGAAGATGCTGCCAACAACTATGCCCGTGGGCACTACACAATTGGCAAAGAGATCATTGACCTGGTGCTGGACAGGATCCGCAAGCTG GCTGACCAGTGCACCGGTCTTCAGGGCTTCCTGGTTTTCCACAGCTTTGGTGGTGGCACAGGCTCTGGTTTCACCTCCTTGTTGATGGAGCGTCTGTCTGTAGACTACGGCAAGAAATCCAAGTTGGAGTTTTCAATCTACCCAGCCCCTCAGGTTTCCACTGCTGTGGTGGAGCCCTACAACTCCATCCTGACCACCCACACCACCTTAGAGCACTCAGACTGTGCCTTCATGGTCGATAATGAGGCCATCTATGATATCTGCCGTAGGAACCTTGATATTGAGCGTCCTACGTACACCAACCTGAACAGGTTGATCAGTCAAATTGTTTCTTCCATCACTGCCTCCCTTCGATTCGATGGTGCCCTCAATGTTGATCTGACGGAGTTCCAGACCAACTTGGTACCGTATCCCCGTATTCATTTTCCTCTGGCCACCTATGCCCCTGTCATCTCTGCTGAGAAGGCTTACCATGAGCAGCTCTCAGTGGCTGAAATCACCAATGCTTGCTTTGAACCAGCAAATCAGATGGTGAAATGTGACCCTCGTCACGGCAAGTATATGGCCTGTTGCCTCTTGTACCGTGGCGATGTGGTACCCAAAGATGTAAATGCTGCCATTGCGGCCATCAAGACCAAGCGCACCATCCAGTTTGTGGActggtgccccactggtttcaaagTTGGCATAAACTACCAGCCTCCCACCGTAGTTCCTGGTGGAGACCTGGCCAAGGTCCAGAGGGCCGTGTGCATGCTGAGCAACACCACTGCTATTGCAGAGGCCTGGGCCCGTCTGGACCACAAGTTTGACCTGATGTATGCAAAGCGTGCCTTTGTTCACTGGTATGTTGGTGAAGGTATGGAGGAGGGCGAGTTCTCTGAGGCCAGAGAGGACATGGCTGCTCTGGAGAAGGATTACGAAGAGGTTGGAGTTGACTCTCTTGAGGGTGAAGGAGAGGAGGAAGGGGAGGAGTATTA a
- the LOC117523408 gene encoding tubulin alpha-8 chain-like isoform X6: MASDETWRRRLFIQCETGAGKHVPRSVFGDLERTVIDEVRTGTYRQLFHPEQLITGKEDAANNYARGHYTIGKEIIDLVLDRIRKLADQCTGLQGFLVFHSFGGGTGSGFTSLLMERLSVDYGKKSKLEFSIYPAPQVSTAVVEPYNSILTTHTTLEHSDCAFMVDNEAIYDICRRNLDIERPTYTNLNRLISQIVSSITASLRFDGALNVDLTEFQTNLVPYPRIHFPLATYAPVISAEKAYHEQLSVAEITNACFEPANQMVKCDPRHGKYMACCLLYRGDVVPKDVNAAIAAIKTKRTIQFVDWCPTGFKVGINYQPPTVVPGGDLAKVQRAVCMLSNTTAIAEAWARLDHKFDLMYAKRAFVHWYVGEGMEEGEFSEAREDMAALEKDYEEVGVDSLEGEGEEEGEEY, encoded by the exons ATGGCCAGTGACGAGACTTGGAGGAGGAGATTATTCATTCAATGTGAGACTGGAGCTGGAAAACATGTCCCCAGGTCTGTCTTTGGGGACTTGGAACGCACTGTCATTG ATGAGGTGCGTACTGGGACCTACCGCCAGCTCTTCCACCCAGAGCAGCTCATCACTGGCAAGGAAGATGCTGCCAACAACTATGCCCGTGGGCACTACACAATTGGCAAAGAGATCATTGACCTGGTGCTGGACAGGATCCGCAAGCTG GCTGACCAGTGCACCGGTCTTCAGGGCTTCCTGGTTTTCCACAGCTTTGGTGGTGGCACAGGCTCTGGTTTCACCTCCTTGTTGATGGAGCGTCTGTCTGTAGACTACGGCAAGAAATCCAAGTTGGAGTTTTCAATCTACCCAGCCCCTCAGGTTTCCACTGCTGTGGTGGAGCCCTACAACTCCATCCTGACCACCCACACCACCTTAGAGCACTCAGACTGTGCCTTCATGGTCGATAATGAGGCCATCTATGATATCTGCCGTAGGAACCTTGATATTGAGCGTCCTACGTACACCAACCTGAACAGGTTGATCAGTCAAATTGTTTCTTCCATCACTGCCTCCCTTCGATTCGATGGTGCCCTCAATGTTGATCTGACGGAGTTCCAGACCAACTTGGTACCGTATCCCCGTATTCATTTTCCTCTGGCCACCTATGCCCCTGTCATCTCTGCTGAGAAGGCTTACCATGAGCAGCTCTCAGTGGCTGAAATCACCAATGCTTGCTTTGAACCAGCAAATCAGATGGTGAAATGTGACCCTCGTCACGGCAAGTATATGGCCTGTTGCCTCTTGTACCGTGGCGATGTGGTACCCAAAGATGTAAATGCTGCCATTGCGGCCATCAAGACCAAGCGCACCATCCAGTTTGTGGActggtgccccactggtttcaaagTTGGCATAAACTACCAGCCTCCCACCGTAGTTCCTGGTGGAGACCTGGCCAAGGTCCAGAGGGCCGTGTGCATGCTGAGCAACACCACTGCTATTGCAGAGGCCTGGGCCCGTCTGGACCACAAGTTTGACCTGATGTATGCAAAGCGTGCCTTTGTTCACTGGTATGTTGGTGAAGGTATGGAGGAGGGCGAGTTCTCTGAGGCCAGAGAGGACATGGCTGCTCTGGAGAAGGATTACGAAGAGGTTGGAGTTGACTCTCTTGAGGGTGAAGGAGAGGAGGAAGGGGAGGAGTATTAG
- the LOC117523408 gene encoding tubulin alpha-1B chain-like isoform X1 produces the protein MRECISIHVGQAGVQIGNACWELYCLEHGIQPDGQMPSDKTIGGGDDSFNTFFSETGAGKHVPRAVFVDLEPTVIDEVRTGTYRQLFHPEQLITGKEDAANNYARGHYTIGKEIIDLVLDRIRKLADQCTGLQGFLVFHSFGGGTGSGFTSLLMERLSVDYGKKSKLEFSIYPAPQVSTAVVEPYNSILTTHTTLEHSDCAFMVDNEAIYDICRRNLDIERPTYTNLNRLISQIVSSITASLRFDGALNVDLTEFQTNLVPYPRIHFPLATYAPVISAEKAYHEQLSVAEITNACFEPANQMVKCDPRHGKYMACCLLYRGDVVPKDVNAAIAAIKTKRTIQFVDWCPTGFKVGINYQPPTVVPGGDLAKVQRAVCMLSNTTAIAEAWARLDHKFDLMYAKRAFVHWYVGEGMEEGEFSEAREDMAALEKDYEEVGVDSLEGEGEEEGEEY, from the exons ATG CGTGAGTGTATCTCCATCCACGTTGGTCAGGCTGGTGTCCAGATTGGCAATGCCTGCTGGGAGCTTTACTGCCTGGAACATGGGATCCAGCCTGATGGGCAGATGCCCAGTGACAAGACcattggaggaggagatgattctTTCAATACCTTCTTCAGTGAGACAGGAGCTGGAAAACATGTCCCCAGGGCTGTCTTTGTGGACCTGGAGCCCACTGTCATTG ATGAGGTGCGTACTGGGACCTACCGCCAGCTCTTCCACCCAGAGCAGCTCATCACTGGCAAGGAAGATGCTGCCAACAACTATGCCCGTGGGCACTACACAATTGGCAAAGAGATCATTGACCTGGTGCTGGACAGGATCCGCAAGCTG GCTGACCAGTGCACCGGTCTTCAGGGCTTCCTGGTTTTCCACAGCTTTGGTGGTGGCACAGGCTCTGGTTTCACCTCCTTGTTGATGGAGCGTCTGTCTGTAGACTACGGCAAGAAATCCAAGTTGGAGTTTTCAATCTACCCAGCCCCTCAGGTTTCCACTGCTGTGGTGGAGCCCTACAACTCCATCCTGACCACCCACACCACCTTAGAGCACTCAGACTGTGCCTTCATGGTCGATAATGAGGCCATCTATGATATCTGCCGTAGGAACCTTGATATTGAGCGTCCTACGTACACCAACCTGAACAGGTTGATCAGTCAAATTGTTTCTTCCATCACTGCCTCCCTTCGATTCGATGGTGCCCTCAATGTTGATCTGACGGAGTTCCAGACCAACTTGGTACCGTATCCCCGTATTCATTTTCCTCTGGCCACCTATGCCCCTGTCATCTCTGCTGAGAAGGCTTACCATGAGCAGCTCTCAGTGGCTGAAATCACCAATGCTTGCTTTGAACCAGCAAATCAGATGGTGAAATGTGACCCTCGTCACGGCAAGTATATGGCCTGTTGCCTCTTGTACCGTGGCGATGTGGTACCCAAAGATGTAAATGCTGCCATTGCGGCCATCAAGACCAAGCGCACCATCCAGTTTGTGGActggtgccccactggtttcaaagTTGGCATAAACTACCAGCCTCCCACCGTAGTTCCTGGTGGAGACCTGGCCAAGGTCCAGAGGGCCGTGTGCATGCTGAGCAACACCACTGCTATTGCAGAGGCCTGGGCCCGTCTGGACCACAAGTTTGACCTGATGTATGCAAAGCGTGCCTTTGTTCACTGGTATGTTGGTGAAGGTATGGAGGAGGGCGAGTTCTCTGAGGCCAGAGAGGACATGGCTGCTCTGGAGAAGGATTACGAAGAGGTTGGAGTTGACTCTCTTGAGGGTGAAGGAGAGGAGGAAGGGGAGGAGTATTAG
- the LOC117523408 gene encoding tubulin alpha-1B chain-like isoform X3, translating to MRECISIHVGQAGVQIGNACWELYCLEHGIQPDGQMPSDKTIGGGDDSFNTFFSETGAGKHVPRAVFVDLEPTVIDEVRTGTYRQLFHPEQLITGKEDAANNYARGHYTIGKEIIDLVLDRIRKLADQCTGLQGFLVFHSFGGGTGSGFTSLLMERLSVDYGKKSKLEFSIYPAPQVSTAVVEPYNSILTTHTTLEHSDCAFMVDNEAIYDICRRNLDIERPTYTNLNRLISQIVSSITASLRFDGALNVDLTEFQTNLVPYPRIHFPLATYAPVISAEKAYHEQLSVAEITNACFEPANQMVKCDPRHGKYMACCLLYRGDVVPKDVNAAIAAIKTKRTIQFVDWCPTGFKVGINYQPPTVVPGGDLAKVQRAVCMLSNTTAIAEAWARLDHKFDLMYAKRAFVHWYVGEGMEEGEFSEAREDMAALEKDYEEVGVDSLEGEGEEEGEEY from the exons atg CGTGAGTGTATCTCCATCCACGTTGGTCAGGCTGGTGTCCAGATTGGCAATGCCTGCTGGGAGCTTTACTGCCTGGAACATGGGATCCAGCCTGATGGGCAGATGCCCAGTGACAAGACcattggaggaggagatgattctTTCAATACCTTCTTCAGTGAGACAGGAGCTGGAAAACATGTCCCCAGGGCTGTCTTTGTGGACCTGGAGCCCACTGTCATTG ATGAGGTGCGTACTGGGACCTACCGCCAGCTCTTCCACCCAGAGCAGCTCATCACTGGCAAGGAAGATGCTGCCAACAACTATGCCCGTGGGCACTACACAATTGGCAAAGAGATCATTGACCTGGTGCTGGACAGGATCCGCAAGCTG GCTGACCAGTGCACCGGTCTTCAGGGCTTCCTGGTTTTCCACAGCTTTGGTGGTGGCACAGGCTCTGGTTTCACCTCCTTGTTGATGGAGCGTCTGTCTGTAGACTACGGCAAGAAATCCAAGTTGGAGTTTTCAATCTACCCAGCCCCTCAGGTTTCCACTGCTGTGGTGGAGCCCTACAACTCCATCCTGACCACCCACACCACCTTAGAGCACTCAGACTGTGCCTTCATGGTCGATAATGAGGCCATCTATGATATCTGCCGTAGGAACCTTGATATTGAGCGTCCTACGTACACCAACCTGAACAGGTTGATCAGTCAAATTGTTTCTTCCATCACTGCCTCCCTTCGATTCGATGGTGCCCTCAATGTTGATCTGACGGAGTTCCAGACCAACTTGGTACCGTATCCCCGTATTCATTTTCCTCTGGCCACCTATGCCCCTGTCATCTCTGCTGAGAAGGCTTACCATGAGCAGCTCTCAGTGGCTGAAATCACCAATGCTTGCTTTGAACCAGCAAATCAGATGGTGAAATGTGACCCTCGTCACGGCAAGTATATGGCCTGTTGCCTCTTGTACCGTGGCGATGTGGTACCCAAAGATGTAAATGCTGCCATTGCGGCCATCAAGACCAAGCGCACCATCCAGTTTGTGGActggtgccccactggtttcaaagTTGGCATAAACTACCAGCCTCCCACCGTAGTTCCTGGTGGAGACCTGGCCAAGGTCCAGAGGGCCGTGTGCATGCTGAGCAACACCACTGCTATTGCAGAGGCCTGGGCCCGTCTGGACCACAAGTTTGACCTGATGTATGCAAAGCGTGCCTTTGTTCACTGGTATGTTGGTGAAGGTATGGAGGAGGGCGAGTTCTCTGAGGCCAGAGAGGACATGGCTGCTCTGGAGAAGGATTACGAAGAGGTTGGAGTTGACTCTCTTGAGGGTGAAGGAGAGGAGGAAGGGGAGGAGTATTAG